The following proteins are co-located in the Cryptococcus neoformans var. grubii H99 chromosome 1, complete sequence genome:
- a CDS encoding 26S proteasome non-ATPase regulatory subunit 9 yields MPQELVFPPPEEPSILSLPLPHPDAYPGEPREYALALIQRKDAIQKEIDVLNDILSSHGATASTSLLDNEGYPRGDLDIYAIRHARSSLVRLQNDRQTVTDLIATALQDAFAASSSTSVQQPNGNVFIPSSLTNGYSARTRETPWPERAVAKVNTVAVNSPASEAGLKAQDVIYSFAGINHTSPGGLQAIGAAVAQSEGTPLPLLIMRGQERLQLTLIPRSGWGGRGSLGCHILPA; encoded by the exons ATGCCGCAGGAACTCGTATTCCCTCCTCCAGAGGAGCcgtccatcctctccctccccctACCCCATCCGGATGCTTATCCAGGAGAGCCCAGAGAGTACGCTCTCGCCCTCATCCAGCGTAAAGACGCCATCCAGAAGGAAATA GATGTCCTCAACGACATACTGTCCTCG CACGGAGCAACGGCCTCAACGTCTTTGCTAGATAACGAAGGCTACCCTCGAGGAGATCTGGACATT TATGCTATCCGACATGCCCGTTCTTCGCTTGTTCGCCTTCAAAATGATCGTCAGACTGTAACAGACCTCATCGCCACGGCTCTTCAAGATGCCTTTGccgcctcctcttcaacatcagTGCAGCAGCCGAATGGCAACGTGTTCATACCCTCAAGCCTGACGAATGGTTATTCCGCAAGAACCAGGGAAACGCCTTGGCCCGAGAGAGCTGTTGCAAAGGTGAACACTGTGGCAGTAAACAGCCCCGCTTCAGAGGCA GGCCTCAAGGCCCAGGATGTGATTTATTCCTTCGCCGGAATCAATCACACGTCCCCCGGAGGTCTACAAGCTATTGGAGCGGCGGTTGCTCAGTCTGAAGGT ACCCCATTACCTCTGCTTATTATGCGAGGGCAAGAGCGTTTACAATTGACACTAATTCCACGAAGTGGATGGGGTGGTCGCGGATCACTTGGCTGCCACATTCTCCCCGCTTAA
- a CDS encoding 3'(2'),5'-bisphosphate nucleotidase yields the protein MATQLPFTRLVKETQIGILSVLRACYLTKNVQDTLVTKDTLLKSDKSPVTVADLSAQSLISLHLLAHFQDPIIGEEDTSELRVNEPLRQRVIGLVNGGFEKEEGWGKDKTFSEEDILSAIDAGSAEGGNKGRFWTIDPVDGTSGFIRHQQYAVCLALIVDGVVELGVIGCPNLGPEPAKIGEEIIPNGKGVLMVAVRGEGSWSRPLDSATYTKLNLPPSPPASNPLTFLESVESGHSAHSVQARIGSLLGVQRPSLRMDSQAKYTCLSRGEGGVYLRIPTKYVGGKVYEERIWDHAPGALLIHESGGICTDMWGKELNFGVGRTLKENDGIVAAGKDIHPKAVEAVKKAIEEAQAEKK from the exons ATGGCCACTCAACTCCCCTTCACTCGTCTTGTCAAAGAAACACAGATCGGTATCCTCTCCGTTCTCAGAGCATGCTATCT CACAAAGAACGTCCAAGACACCCTCGTCACAAAGGATACTCTTCTCAAATCAGACAAATCTCCAGTGACAGTCGCAGACCTTTCTGCTCAGTCGctcatctccctccacctcctcgctcACTTTCAAGATCCTATCATTGGCGAGGAAGACACGAGTGAGCTGAGAGTGAACGAGCCGTTGAGACAAAGAGTCATTGGACTTGTGAATGGAGGttttgagaaggaggagggatgggGCAAAGACAAAACTTTTTCAGAGGAGGA TATCCTGAGTGCTATCGACGCCGGCTCTGCTGAAGGTGGTAACAAGGGTAGATTTTGGACCATT GATCCAG TCGACGGAACTTCTGGCTTCATTCGTCACCAGCAATACGCTGTATGCCTTGCACTCATTGTTGATGGCGTTGTCGAACTGGGAGTCATCGGGTGCCCTAACCTTGGCCCTGAGCCTGCCAAGATTGGTGAGGAAATCATTCCTAATGGCAAGGGTGTCCTCATGGTAGCTGTGAGGGGTGAAGGCAGCTGGTCT CGCCCTCTCGATTCTGCCACTTACACCAAGCTGAACcttcccccttctccccctgCCTCCAACCCCCTCACCTTTCTCGAGTCTGTCGAGTCTGGCCACTCTGCCCACTCTGTCCAGGCTCGAATTGGCTCCCTACTCGGCGTCCAACGTCCCTCCCTGCGTATGGATTCTCAGGCAAAATACACCTGTCTTTCTCGAGGTGAAGGCGGTGTCTATCTTCGTATCCCTACAAAATACGTTGGAGGTAAAGTCTACGAAGAACGGATCTGGGATCATGCCCCTGGAGCTTTGTTGATTCACGAGAGTGGTGGTATCTGTACAGACATGTGGGGCAAGGAGCTCAACTTTGGTGTAGGCAGGACTCTCAAGGAGAATGATGGTATCGTCGCCGCCGGTAAAGATATTCATCCCAAGGCCGTCGAAGCGGTCAAGAAGGCGATTGAAGAGGCGCAGGCTGAAAAGAAGTGA
- a CDS encoding porphobilinogen synthase: protein MSHQRTAHFQVPPLQISSVLHGGIHHPTLRTWQANGRNLTKSMLIYPIFISDDPDAEQEVATLPGQKRWGINKLEAFLKPLVEKGLKSVILFGVPVTMEKDPRGSAADDESTPVIQALKLLTSVFPQLMLCVDVCLCEYTSHGHCGILSSLPNPAHSNAPTLDAEASAQRIAEVAVAYAKAGAHCVAPSDMMDGRIRAIKYGLMQVGLANRCALMSYSAKFASGLYGPFRDAAGSAPSFGNRKCYQLPPNARSLARRAIQRDASEGADILMVKPALPYLDIISDCAQYAPDHPTACYQVSGEYAMVVAGAEKGIYGLREMAFETTESMVRAGASIILTYFTPQFLDWLDE, encoded by the exons ATGTCACACCAGCGAACAGCCCACTTCCAGGTGCCCCCTCTCCAGATATC CTCCGTCCTCCACGGCGGTATCCATCATCCTACTCTCAGAACATGGCAGGCCAACGGACGGAACCTCACAAAGTCTATGCTTATCTAccccatcttcatctccgaCGACCCCGACGCTGAACAGGAAGTTGCAACTTTGCCGGGGCAAAAGCGATGGGGTATCAACAAGCTCGAAGCGTTCTTGAAGCCCTTGGTGGAAAAAGGCTTGAAGAGTGTGATCCTTTTCGGTGTGCCTGTTACTATGGAAAAG GACCCGCGTGGCAGCGCTGCTGATGACGAATCGACTCCTGTTATTCAAGCACTGAAACTTCTTACCAGCGTCTTCCCCCAGCTCATGCTTTGCGTCGATGTTTGCCTTTGTGAATATACATCTCACGGTCACTGTGGCATCCTCTCGTCTCTTCCCAACCCAGCCCATTCCAACGCCCCCACTCTTGACGCGGAAGCTTCAGCCCAGCGTATCGCTGAAGTTGCTGTCGCGTATGCCAAGGCTGGTGCGCACTGTGTGGCACCCAGTGACATGATGGACGGGAGAATACGAGCAATCAAGTATGGACTGATGCAAGTTGGGTTGGCCAACAGGTGTGCTTTGATGAGTTACTCGGCCAAGTTTGCTAGCGGGTTATACGGACCTTTCCG AGATGCTGCCGGAAGCGCGCCTTCTTTTGGCAATCGAAAATGCTATCAATTACCTCCGAATGCTCGTAGCCTTGCTAGACGAGCTATC CAACGGGATGCTAGCGAGGGCGCTGATATCCTCATGGTCAAGCCTGCTCTCCCTTACCTCGACATCATATCAGACTGTGCACAATATGCCCCTGATCACCCCACTGCCTGTTACCAGGTCTCGGGTGAATATGCCATGGTTGTCGCTGGTGCAGAGAAGGGCATCTATGGTCTCAGGGAAATGGCGTTCGAAACTACCGAAAGCATGGTTCGCGCAG GAGCCAGCATTATCCTGACATACTTCACCCCACAGTTCCTTGACTGGCTTGATGAATAA
- a CDS encoding DEAH box polypeptide 36: protein MAKKKLSLKPQNRGFATTSLPKKAAPPSAPPPAHSPPAPPPPALPSSPPPPADWEHEESAEEVALQGLVDRLQDKAEKEVARIVKAIEYDRRLAVSFPKLDINQAIRDTALELALEEEKAACQDPDHPPVVTFPSTTVSDSEKGLLRYFIAYHVLQNLGFRQERIEQCLLQGIKEGEGWEEALEWMWLHLSEDECLQRGEYERATEPSITETQESLVPAIGPDVEPIAKPAQSSKPTQTVLQATGSSTEARTTAHKSLFQSQDTSDTESDSGAEDEYHINEQWAKLQLELDTLRMASGEGKKGKKGKGNQVVLETPEIRRLKDKVSRVEKEYMFTRKNADAILKALRNQRDVAAIAAKFKGASMHDANQAETDSPSENTQSDSFVGEKTNLMDGSSDEEGDIFGGMLDEPTTLPDTEAETSTSTHITVRSMPIPKQMSFAGTIPKNVLKAALAKQAKQVVISYVNLSGASRAARAGLEIGWQGGGRKVWKMDDIACDDMVEAENYVSTLALSDLEAEKTVAGVNWRTMPPSYRELWEELKVKRKEKEDESRRGIWKMIKGIWDKKAVEAIAEKNDTSKPSTGNTPIDTPARPAKEKEGVIIQKLQDDFAKRKESPAYQTMFTQRNTLPIASFRDQIISTLDTNQILVFSGETGCGKSTQLPSFILEDQLARGKPCKIVVTEPRRISAISLAQRVSQELGDAPGAVGTSSSLVGYSIRLESKTSANTRLSFVTNGIALRMLESGSSGSSRGTAFDEVTHIIVDEVHERSIESDFLLIVLKNLCEARKDLKVVLMSATVDAEKISAFFGGCPFMSVPGRTFPVTVQYLEDAVELAGWHIDGSSPYAIRGKKFKPASQMVEWNEEGAKSDSDPEDEDEETAFNPAKLSSSKYSAQTVDTINILDSRIIPYDLIVLLLEKICFEAADYVPFSQATLVFMPGLAEIRKLNDMLLAHPKFGSTDFVVWPLHSSISSEGQSAVFKRPPEGARKIVISTNIAETGVTIPDITCVIDTGKQREMRYDEKRQLSRFVESYVARSNAKQRRGRAGRVQEGLAFHLFTKARHDTQLPEHPIPEMLRLSLQDLALRIKILKVPLGKTVESVLLQALDPPSSINIQRAIASLVEVKALTPNEEITPLGRLLSKLPMDVHLGKFLLVAAMLGCLDPALTIAATLNSKSPFVTPFGFESQARAAKQSFAIGNNDFFTIANVFASWRRASDNPHFVRTFCKRNFVSHQNLQQIEELRQQLLAYLIDTSFVDATPAQRQAISQGRFSRGVRTKFVPVPPELNINGEDLKVVGAALVSGLYPKLLALDGSGGMKTITNQQPVAIHPSSVNFKIPKGEFGSNYLAYFTIMHSKRLYAWETGPVDDTALALLCGDIADFKVSASSFILDRKIKYCLSPKTSIAIKLIREQFYQVMSLRFRGKKLSDNQQKWFELGLKCLAAGLQDKEAAKISVV, encoded by the exons TCAAGC CCCAGAACAGGGGCTTTGCGACCACTTCCCTCCCCAAAAAGGCAGCCCCGCCGTCTGCTCCGCCACCGGCACACTCCCCGCCGGCCCCGCCGCCCCCGGCCCTCCCGTCCTCCCCGCCACCGCCCGCCGACTGGGAGCACGAGGAAAGTGCAGAGGAAGTCGCCCTCCAGGGTCTCGTCGACAGGCTGCAGGACAaggctgaaaaggaagtCGCCCGCATAGTAAAG GCCATCGAATACGACCGTCGTCTAGCAGTCTCGTTCCCCAAGCTTGATATCAACCAGGCCATCCGAGATACCGCCCTTGAGTTGGCAttagaggaagagaaagcagCCTGCCAAG ATCCTGATCATCCTCCCGTCGTGACCTTTCCATCGACCACCGTTTCCGACTCAGAGAAAGGATTGTTGCGGTACTTTATCGCTTACCACGTCCTTCAAAACCTCGGATTCCGACAAGAGAGGATTGAGCAATGCCTCCTACAAGGTATTAAAGAGGGGGAGGgctgggaagaagctcttGAATGG ATGTGGTTGCATCTcagtgaggatgagtgCCTTCAGCGAGGAGAGTATGAAAGGGCAACAG AGCCCAGTATAACTGAGACACAAGAGTCACTCGTTCCCGCGATTGGACCGGACGTTGAACCTATCGCTAAGCCCGCGCAGTCTTCAAAACCCACGCAGACCGTATTGCAGGCCACGGGCTCCAGCACCGAAGCGCGCACCACGGCCCACAAATCACTATTTCAAAGTCAAGATACATCGGATACCGAGTCTGACTCTGGAGCTGAAGACGAATACCACATCAATGAGCAATGGGCAAAATTGCAATTGGAACTTGATACCCTTCGTATGGCATCTGGAGAAGgcaaaaaaggcaaaaagggaaagggtAATCAAGTCGTACTCGAAACACCGGAGATAAGAAGGCTCAAGGACAAGGTCAGCAGAGTGGAAAAGGAGTACATGTTTACTCGCAAGAATGCCG ATGCTATACTCAAAGCTTTGAGAAACCAGAGGGATGTCGCAGCCATTGCCGCCAAGTTCAAGGGTGCCTCCATGCACGATGCGAATCAGGCCGAAACGGATTCTCCTTCGGAAAATACTCAAAGTGATTCGTTTGTAGGGGAAAAGACTAACCTTATGGACGGGTCGTCTGACGAGGAGGGAGATATTTTTGGTGGCATGCTGGACGAGCCCACTACTCTCCCCGATACAGAGGCTGAGACATCGACTTCAACTCACATTACAGTCCGATCCATGCCCATCCCGAAGCAAATGTCATTTGCTGGTACCATTCCAAAAAACGTCCTCAAAGCTGCCCTCGCCAAACAGGCAAAGCAGGTTGTCATATCATATGTCAACTTATCTGGTGCCAGTCGCGCCGCAAGGGCTGGCTTGGAAATTGGTTGGCAGGGAGgtggaaggaaggtttggaagatggatgatatTGCTTGTGATGATATGGTTGAGGCGGAGAACTATGTGTCGACACTCGCACTCTCGGATTTAGAGGCAGAAAAAACCGTTGCGGGAGTCAACTGGAGAACAATGCCGCCTTCATACAGAGAATTATGGGAAGAGctgaaggtgaagaggaaagaaaaagaagacgagagcAGAAGGGGcatttggaagatgatcaaGGGCATATGGGATAAGAAGGCCGTTGAAGCGATCGCAGAGAAGAACGATACATCAAAACCTAGCACTGGCAATACTCCGATTGACACACCTGCAAGGCCGgcgaaagagaaggaaggcgTCATTATTCAAAAGCTTCAAGATGACTTTGCCAAACGAAAAGAGTCACCTGCATACCAGACAATGTTTACTCAGCGCAACACACTTCCAATCGCTTCATTCCGTGATCAGATCATTTCCACTTTGGACACCAATCAGATCCTGGTGTTTAGCGGCGAGACTGGTTGTGGTAAATCGACTCAACTACCGTCCTTTATCCTCGAAGATCAACTGGCCAGGGGTAAGCCTTGTAAAATAGTTGTGACCGAGCCTCGACGTATCAGTGCTATTTCCCTGGCCCAACGAGTGTCCCAAGAACTGGGCGATGCTCCGGGTGCGGTCGGcacctcatcctcgcttGTTGGCTACAGCATTCGTTTGGAATCGAAAACTTCGGCCAATACTCGTCTGTCATTCGTGACGAATGGTATTGCACTTCGTATGCTCGAGTCTGGTTCCAGCGGTAGTTCCAGAGGTACCGCATTTGACGAAGTCACACATATCATCGTGGATGAAGTCCATGAACGTTCAATCGAGTCAGACTTTTTGCTCATCGTCTTGAAGAATCTTTGTGAGGCAAGGAAGGATCTCAAGGTTGTTTTGATGTCAGCCACCGTAGATGCTGAGAAAATTTCGGCCTTTTTCGGAGGCTGTCCTTTCATGTCCGTACCTGGAAGAACATTCCCTGTTACGGTCCAATACCTTGAAGACGCTGTTGAGCTCGCAGGGTGGCATATCGATGGATCTTCTCCATATGCCATTCGAGGCAAGAAATTCAAGCCAGCGAGTCAAATGGTGGAGTGGAACGAGGAAGGGGCTAAATCTGATTCGGATCccgaagatgaagacgaagaaacAGCGTTTAACCCTGCAAAGCTGTCTTCAAGCAAGTACTCTGCTCAGACAGTTGACACTATCAATATTCTTGATTCTCGAATAATTCCATATGATCTCATCGTCTTATTGCTCGAGAAGATTTGCTTTGAAGCTGCCGATTATGTGCCTTTTTCTCAGGCAACTTTGGTATTTATGCCGGGCCTGGCTGAAATCAGAAAGCTGAACGACATGCTGCTCGCACATCCAAAATTCGGCAGTACGGACTTTGTGGTGTGGCCTTTACATTCCAGTATTTCTTCCGAAGGACAAAGTGCGGTATTTAAGAGGCCTCCGGAAGGGGCGAGGAAGATTGTAATCT CTACAAACATTGCAG AAACTGGTGTTACCATCCCAGATATTACATGCGTTATCGACACTGGAAAACAGCGTGAAATGCG CTATGACGAGAAGCGACAGCTTTCACGATTTGTCGAATCATACGTTGCAAGAAGCAATGCTAAACAACGTCGTGGACGAGCCGGTCGTGTTCAGGAAGGCCTTGCGTTCCATTTGTTCACCAAGGCCAGACATGATACCCAG CTTCCTGAGCATCCTATTCCCGAGATGCTTAGGCTCTCTCTCCAAGACCTTGCTCTCCGTATCAAGATTCTCAAAGTACCTCTCGGGAAGACTGTTGAATCTGTCCTGTTGCAGGCGCTTGACCCACCTTCGTCGATCAACATTCAGCGTGCCATCGCTTCTCTAGTTGAGGTCAAAGCGCTCACGCCAAATGAGGAGATCACGCCTTTAGGACGGCTACTTTCCAAACTCCCCATGGACGTCCATCTTGGAAAGTTCCTACTTGTGGCCGCTATGCTCGGATGCTTGGACCCAGCTTTGACAATTGCAGCAACGTTAAACTCCAAAAGTCCATTCGTGACTCCATTTGGCTTTGAGTCGCAAGCCCGAGCTGCTAAGCAGAGTTTTGCTATTG GAAATAACGACTTTTTCACTATTGCAAACGTCTTTgcaagctggagaagagctTCCGATAATCCCCACTTTGTGAGGACCTTTTGTAAAAGAAACTTTGTATCTCATCAG AACCTGCAACAAATTGAGGAGCTCAGACAGCAGCTGCTTGC ATACCTCATTGATACATCCTTTGTCGATGCTACGCCTGCTCAGAGGCAGGCGATCAGCCA AGGCCGCTTCTCTCGTGGCGTGCGTACCAAGTTTGTTCCTGTGCCTCCGGAATTAAACATCAATGGGGAGGATCTAAAAGTAGTCGGAGCAGCCCTGGTCTCCGGTCTGTATCCCAAACTACTAGCTCTCGACGGTTCAGGTGGCATGAAGACAATAACAAACCAGCAACCGGTCGCAATT CATCCAAGTTCTGTCAACTTTAAAATTCCCAAGGGCGAGTTTGGTTCAAATTATCTGGCATATTTTACCATCATGCACTCCAAAAGATTGTACGCCTGGGAAACGGGACCTGTGGACGACACAGCGCTGGCGTTACTTTGTGGTGATATTGCAGACTTCAAG GTATCAGCGTCCTCATTCATCCTTGATAGAAAAATCAAATACTGCTTGTCGCCCAAGACGTCCATCGCTATTAAACTGATCCGAGAACAATTTTATCAGGTGATGTCGTTGCGCTTTAGAGGAAAGAAACTGTCAGACAACCAGCAAAAATGGTTTGAGCTTGGTCTCAAGTGTCTAGCAGCTGGACTGCAAGACAAGGAGGCGGCGAAGATCAGTGTGGTATAG